TTGGATTAATAATATGAAAGCTCTATATTTGCACCCGAAATAATATAGACTACTGATGAAAATTAATACTTTATTGAGCATGTTTGCTCCAAAAGATGTTAAGTTTTTCCCAATGTTGGAAGAAACAGCTTCAATTCTCTCTCAGTCATCAACCTACCTACAAGAGCTATTTTCTTGTGCGGATGAAGAACATAGAACTGAATTGTGCAGACTGATCAAAGCCGAAGAAGTAAAAGGTGACAAAGTCACCGGAAGTATTATCCATGAGTTAAACAACACATTCATTACTCCTTTTGACAGAGAAGACGTTCATGCACTTGCAGATGTTATGGATGATGTTATTGACGTAATTAACCGCTGTGCACAAAAAGTACTTCTTTACCAACCACACAGTTTCCCTAAACATGCAATTAGCTTAGTTGAAATTATCAAAAAGGGTACTAATGAAATCCAAAGCGCAGCTAGTGAACTTTCTAACATGAAGAAAACAGATCTTCGTCTTCGCGCACATTGCAAAGAGATTAAGAGATTGGAAGAAGAAGCTGACGTTGTATATGAAGAAGCTATTATGAGCCTATTTAAAGGTGCTGACACAATGAACGATACTGTTGAACTTATAAAACTGAAGGAAATTATTCAGGAACTTGAAAAAGCTGCTAATAAGATCAACAGTACAGGTAAAGTTATCGTAACTATCCTTGTAAAATACGCCTGATAAAAAAGAAATCATATGACATTACTTATTATTGTAATTGCTTTAGGATTCATCTTCGATTTTATTAATGGCTTTCATGATGCAGCCAATTCTATTGCAACAGTTGTTACAACCCGTGTTTTAACTCCTTTTCAAGCTGTTTTATGGGCTGCGGCATTTAACTTTATCGCATTCTTTGTAGCTAAATATGTTTTTGGTGAGTTTGGTATTGCTAATACAGTTTCCAAGGTCGTATTGGAACAATACATTACTTTACCTATTATTTTTTCTGGCCTTGTTGCCGCTATTTCATGGAATCTTTTGACATGGAGACTAGGGATACCTTCTTCATCTTCTCATACTTTAATTGGAGGATTTGCCGGAGCAGCTATCTGCGGAGGTGGATTTCAATCCATTCATACTGCTGTTATCGTAAAAATTGCTGCATTTATTGTTTTGGCGCCTGTAATCGGTATGGTCATTTCTTCAATGATTACTATCGGAGTTCTGTGGCTATTTAAAGGTATGAATGCCCGAACTGCAGAAAATTCGTTCAGGAAATTGCAATTAGTCTCTTCGGGATTGTTCAGTTTAGGCCACGGATTAAATGATTCACAGAAAGTAATGGGTATTATTGCTACAGCGTTGATCTCATATGGTAGTATTGACTCTGTACAATCAATGCCCGATTGGGTTCCTCTATGTTGCTTTGCCGCTATTGGTTTAGGAACAATGAGTGGAGGATGGCGTATTGTGAAAACAATGGGTAGCAAAATTACAAAGGTTACTGCTTTAGAGGGCGTTTGTGCCGAATCTGCTGGTGCAGTGACTCTGTTCATCACTGAGATTCTTAAAATTCCTGTAAGTACGACACACACCATCACTGGATCTATTATGGGAGTAGGAGCTGTTAAAAGACTATCTGCCGTACGTTGGGGTGTTACTATAAACTTGATGTGGGCATGGATTCTTACAATTCCTGTTAGCGCTGTGCTTGCTAGCCTGATTTATCTGTTGGTAAGCTTCATCGGTATTAAATAATAAATTTCATATATGAGTATAGAACTAGGGAAATTTAACGTACTTGAGATTGTAAAAACAGTCGACTTCGGAGTTTATCTTGATGGCGAAGAGGAAGGTGAAATCTTGCTTCCTACTCGTTACGTTCCTGAAGAATACAACATCGGTGATTTCCTTAACGTTTTTCTTTACCTGGATAATGAAGAACGGCTAATTGCTACAACTCTGACACCATTGGTGCAGGTTGGAGAGTTTGCTTGTCTGGAAGTATCATGGGTAAACGAATTCGGAGCATTCCTTAACTGGGGATTGATGAAAGATCTTTTCGTTCCTTTCAGGGAACAAAAGATGACAATGATGGTTGGCAAGAAATATGTTGTTCACGCACATATTGATGAAGAAAGCTATCGTATTGTGGCTTCTGCCAAAGTAGAAAGATATCTTTCAAAAGAGTTTCCTGCTTATGAACTAAATGAGGAAGTATCTATTCTTATCTGGCAAAAGACTGACCTTGGATTTAAAGCTATTGTAGAGAATCAATTCAGCGGATTGTTATACGAAGGAGAGATTTTCCAACGTTTACAAACCGGAATGACACTAAAAGCTTTTGTGAAACAAGTCAGGGAAGACGGCAAAATTGACCTGATGCTTCAGAAGCCAGGATTTGAAAAGATAGACGATTTTGCAGATACTTTATTATCATATATCAAGGAACACGGAGGAAGCATTGAGCTGACCGACAAGAGTCCGGCTGAAGATATATATGATACCTTTGAAGTGAGCAAGAAAACATTCAAAAAGGGTGTGGGAGATCTGTATAGAAAAAGATTAATTGTTCTTGAAGCCAACGGCATCCGTTTAGCAAAAGAAAATAAGAAATAGGGAAATCCCTAAATACATATCGGGATTATCATTAGGGCGAGGAGTTTCCTCGCCCTATTTTTGTTCCATCAAAATAACCATTTAAACTGTTGAGTTATGAAAAAAATAATATTTACCTTAATTGCCATCAGTATGGTTTCCATGAGTACCATGAGTGTGGCTGCAATGAGCTTAAATAAGGTTCGCAATGAGACTCGTTTCCTCACAGATAAGATGGCTTATGAGTTGAACCTTTCTACAGAACAATATAATGACTGCTATGAAATTAATTACGACTTTATTTATAATGTTCGTGATATAATGGATGAAGTGATTTACGGTGAAGACTGGGCGCTTGACAGATATTACAATTTTCTTGATGTTCGTAATGACGACCTTCGCTGGGTATTGGAAGACTGGCAATACGAAAGATTCCTTGACACGGAATATTTTTATCGCCCTATCTATTCAGAAGGAAGTTCCTGGGGCTTTAGAATATATCTGACCTATACAAATCCTTATATGTTCTATTTCGGGAAGCCTTATAACTATAGCTCTTATTCAGGTGGACACTACCGTACATACTTTAACAACAACAGCTATTATGTAAACAGGTATCACCACAATGTATACAGAGGTAGTTTCAGTACAAGACAAGAGAACGTTTATATAAACAATCGCCGTTCTGATTTTGGCGACCGCAACCCAAAAAGTAATTCATCTGTTGACAGAAACCGTAGATCTTCATCAAGGATATTTAATGATGAACTTTACAATAACGACAGAAGT
This genomic interval from uncultured Bacteroides sp. contains the following:
- a CDS encoding DUF47 family protein yields the protein MKINTLLSMFAPKDVKFFPMLEETASILSQSSTYLQELFSCADEEHRTELCRLIKAEEVKGDKVTGSIIHELNNTFITPFDREDVHALADVMDDVIDVINRCAQKVLLYQPHSFPKHAISLVEIIKKGTNEIQSAASELSNMKKTDLRLRAHCKEIKRLEEEADVVYEEAIMSLFKGADTMNDTVELIKLKEIIQELEKAANKINSTGKVIVTILVKYA
- a CDS encoding inorganic phosphate transporter, with translation MTLLIIVIALGFIFDFINGFHDAANSIATVVTTRVLTPFQAVLWAAAFNFIAFFVAKYVFGEFGIANTVSKVVLEQYITLPIIFSGLVAAISWNLLTWRLGIPSSSSHTLIGGFAGAAICGGGFQSIHTAVIVKIAAFIVLAPVIGMVISSMITIGVLWLFKGMNARTAENSFRKLQLVSSGLFSLGHGLNDSQKVMGIIATALISYGSIDSVQSMPDWVPLCCFAAIGLGTMSGGWRIVKTMGSKITKVTALEGVCAESAGAVTLFITEILKIPVSTTHTITGSIMGVGAVKRLSAVRWGVTINLMWAWILTIPVSAVLASLIYLLVSFIGIK
- a CDS encoding S1-like domain-containing RNA-binding protein yields the protein MSIELGKFNVLEIVKTVDFGVYLDGEEEGEILLPTRYVPEEYNIGDFLNVFLYLDNEERLIATTLTPLVQVGEFACLEVSWVNEFGAFLNWGLMKDLFVPFREQKMTMMVGKKYVVHAHIDEESYRIVASAKVERYLSKEFPAYELNEEVSILIWQKTDLGFKAIVENQFSGLLYEGEIFQRLQTGMTLKAFVKQVREDGKIDLMLQKPGFEKIDDFADTLLSYIKEHGGSIELTDKSPAEDIYDTFEVSKKTFKKGVGDLYRKRLIVLEANGIRLAKENKK